Genomic DNA from Bacteroidota bacterium:
TCCATATGGTAGGTGAGCTGTATCGCCAAAAAAAATAATCTCTTCATTTGGCAAGAGCTTTGAGATGGAATGTGCTATGGTCAAGCCACCTATTCCAGAATCAAATATTCCAATTGGCTTATTCGAAGGCACAGATACTATTTATTTTCAAGACCGAGTTTCTTCTTAACAAAAGAAGTAACATTATCAGAATCTTTGGAAAACAATACGGATCCTCCAGATGTGTCAAGAATATAATCGTAATTTTTCTCTTTAGCTACTTCTTCTACTGCAGCTTTAACTTTATCCAAAATTGGTTGCAATAGCGCTTTTTCTTTTTCGGACAATTCATTTGTTGCTTCTTCCTGGAATACTTTAATTCGCTCTTCTAATTGCATAATCTCAGTTTCCTTATCTTTCTTAACAGCATTGGTCCAATTTGGTGCCTTTTGCTCGTAATCAGCAATTTTCAATCGATACTCATTAACCAAAACATCCACCTGCGCTTCCAGTTCTTTTTGATATACCATTAAACTTTGTTTTGCAGTTTCGACCTCAGGAAGTGTTGCAAGCAGCTGTGACGTATTAATATGTCCAATTTTAATATTTTGGGCACTAACACCTATACTAAATAAAATGAGCATTACTGCAATTACATTCTTAATGGCTTTCATATTTTGATTTTTATTTTTTTGAAAAGGCAAAAATAGGACTTATTATGAGAAATTTATATAGTTTATTTCTCGATATTTTCAATCCCAAGAATTTCCAGAACCTCATCACTTCGATCATACTTCGCATTAACAAAAAGCATTGTTACTGCACCAGATTTGTCGAAAACGAAATCAATTCCTTCGTTTTGAGCAAGTTTTTGAATAGCATCAAATACCTTATCTTGGATAGGTTTAATTAATTCTTTTCTCTTTTTAAATAAATCACCCTCTTTACCAAATTTGGCTTCCTTTAATTTATTTAATTCATCCTCTTTCTTTAAGATTTCGTTCTCACGCTTTTTTCTTATTTCGTCTGGGAGCAAAACTTGTTCAGCTTGATAGGCATTATAAAGATTGTCCACTTCCTGAACTTTAACACGAATTTCAGCTTTCCAATTTTCAGCTAATTCATCTAACTGCTTTTGGGCTGATTTATATTCTGGTATTTTATCCAGTATATATTCTGTATCCACATAGGAAAAACTTTGTGCAAAAGAAATGTTTGATGTAAAGAGAGCTAATAATAAAATGGAGGTTGTAATTTTGAGTGACTTCATGATTGTGTTATTTTTATTTACTAAAAGTACATAAAAAGTGCCAAAGCAAAATTTAGAATTGCTGGCCGATAGAAATATGGAACTGACCTTTGTTGGCAGCAGGACTCCCAGGAACGTCATCAAAGCCATATCCCCAGTCAAAGCCAAGTAATCCAAACATAGGCATAAAGATCCTGACACCTGCTCCTAAAGACCTGTAGACGCTAAATGGATTGTACTCCTTGAAATTTATCCAGCTATTACCAGCTTCAGCAAATACGAGAGCATATATTGTTGCACTTGGATTTAATGAAAATGGATATCGGACTTCCAATGTGTATTTATTAAAAATAGTTCCACCTATTTCATCATTTTTTTCAGCAGTAAGTGAATTGTTCTCATAGCCTCTTAAAGCGATTAGCTCACGTCCATCCAAATTATATCCTGACAAACCATCACCTCCAACGTAAAAACGCTCAAAGGGTGTAATACCAATCGATCTATTGTACATTCCCAAAAATCCCATATCGATACCAACATGTGCGACTAATTTGTCAAAAACAGTTAAATACCAAGCAGCATCAAAACGCCATTTATGATATTCCATCCATCTAAATTTCTCTTGTTGAGAGGCATTTGTATAATCCTTATTTGAAAATAAAGAATATGGCGGAGAAGCTTGAGCTGATAAAGAAAATGAAGAACCTTTTCTAGGGTATATTGGTGGATCAACGGAATTTCTGGCTAAAACAATTTTTGCATTCAAATTATTTGAATAACCATCAGTAAACGTAAATTCATATTGATAATTATTCAGATCATAGCGTTGATAGGTAATTGCCGAATATAAAGTAAAGAAGTCATCTGGAAATTTTAGTCTTTTACCTAATCCTACTGTAGCACCTGTAATTTTAATCTGTTGAAAATCAGGATTATCTTTACTTATACCGTTTGATTGAAAAGATTGATACAAACTCAAAGTAAATGAATTTGGCTTCTTACCACCAAACCATGGCTCTGTAAATGAAAAGTTGAATGAACTATAATATTTTGCATTGGATTGAAAACGAATACTTAAACGTTGTCCATCACCTGCAGGCAAAGGTCTCCAGGCTTTTGGTTTAAACATCTTTTTTGTAGAAAAGTTGGAAAACACGAATCCTAAACTACCAACAAACTGACCGGCACCCCATCCTCCTTGTAACTGGAATTGATCAGAAGGTTTTTCTACCACTTTATACTCCAAAGCAACCGTACCGTTTTCAGGATCAGGAGTTGGAATAACATTCATTTGTTCAGGATCAAAATAACCCAGTTGATTTAATTCTCTTTGAGAACGAATAATATCCGCACGACTGAACTTTTCACCCGGTCTCGTTCTTAATTCTCTGAGAATAACATGATCGCTTGTACGTAAATTACCAGAAATAGTTACTGAGCTTATTGTGGCCTGAGGGCCTTCAAATAATCGTATTTCCAAATCAATACTATCTTTTTCAACACCTATTTCTACAGGTACTACTGAG
This window encodes:
- a CDS encoding OmpH family outer membrane protein, which codes for MKAIKNVIAVMLILFSIGVSAQNIKIGHINTSQLLATLPEVETAKQSLMVYQKELEAQVDVLVNEYRLKIADYEQKAPNWTNAVKKDKETEIMQLEERIKVFQEEATNELSEKEKALLQPILDKVKAAVEEVAKEKNYDYILDTSGGSVLFSKDSDNVTSFVKKKLGLENK
- a CDS encoding OmpH family outer membrane protein, whose protein sequence is MKSLKITTSILLLALFTSNISFAQSFSYVDTEYILDKIPEYKSAQKQLDELAENWKAEIRVKVQEVDNLYNAYQAEQVLLPDEIRKKRENEILKKEDELNKLKEAKFGKEGDLFKKRKELIKPIQDKVFDAIQKLAQNEGIDFVFDKSGAVTMLFVNAKYDRSDEVLEILGIENIEK
- the bamA gene encoding outer membrane protein assembly factor BamA; the protein is MMKVKLALLVFTFICVKSFTQVSVEDFDYTFPKKYKIQSINVSGDANIDRVIIVAYSGLSVGKEVYIPGDEISQAIRNLWKQKLFSNVILYVDSLSGENVYLTIDVKTRPRLSRYSLDGVSKSEAEKIKEKISLVQGEIVTQQLLQNVTNQVKEYFIDKGYYNPSIEISQTGDTLFAKNSVQLNIKIAKNSKIRIGELIVEGNSIVKDRKINSLLKKTKQYNKWNIFRTSKYIETLYEEDKERIIGHYNTLGYRDARIVYDSVSFVNNEFIRIKIQIEEGGQYYFRNIVWTGNTKYTVKDLDAVLGIMKGDVYNPDLLEQKLHMSPTGIDISSLYMDNGYLFFSVVPVEIGVEKDSIDLEIRLFEGPQATISSVTISGNLRTSDHVILRELRTRPGEKFSRADIIRSQRELNQLGYFDPEQMNVIPTPDPENGTVALEYKVVEKPSDQFQLQGGWGAGQFVGSLGFVFSNFSTKKMFKPKAWRPLPAGDGQRLSIRFQSNAKYYSSFNFSFTEPWFGGKKPNSFTLSLYQSFQSNGISKDNPDFQQIKITGATVGLGKRLKFPDDFFTLYSAITYQRYDLNNYQYEFTFTDGYSNNLNAKIVLARNSVDPPIYPRKGSSFSLSAQASPPYSLFSNKDYTNASQQEKFRWMEYHKWRFDAAWYLTVFDKLVAHVGIDMGFLGMYNRSIGITPFERFYVGGDGLSGYNLDGRELIALRGYENNSLTAEKNDEIGGTIFNKYTLEVRYPFSLNPSATIYALVFAEAGNSWINFKEYNPFSVYRSLGAGVRIFMPMFGLLGFDWGYGFDDVPGSPAANKGQFHISIGQQF